The genome window ATGGCCTTGAGCATCTCACTCAACATCTCAGGGTCTGTTTTCTTCCTCAGGAAAGTGGAGCTGTGATCACCCCTGCCTCACAGCCctgttgggaggattccctgggaTAACTTTATGTGCTACTTGACACAGaacctgacacacagtaggagctcaagaaattaattaattataattaatagcaAAGATGAGAATCACATGTCCAACAGTAAAGGATCAGTCAAAAAATGATGGCACAGCCACATGGCTGCATATCATGTGATTGCTGAATTGCTTTCTTGAAAATTAAGGACATGGTAAAAttcttatagggcttcccaggtggcttgatggtaaacaatctgcctgccatcaggaatcatgggttcgatccctgggtcaggaagatgccctggagaaggaaatggccacacactccagtattcttgcctggagaatttcatggacagagaagcctggcaggctacagtccagggggttgcaaaagagtcaaacatgacttaatgactaaacaacaaaattatcCTAAGTAAAAAATGGAAGCTAAAATGGATATTATAATGTTTACATTGTATAGAAATCCATTACAACTTTGTAATGGAAattcatgcatatttttaaaaaaagcctgcTGGTTAACTAACGCAAGGTAATGGGGTTCAGCTATTTGCAGTCAATCCTTTAGGCGCTTGTGCTGTTTCTATCTTTCCCAAAACCACTTTCAATGATGATTATGCATTCTTTCATAGCCAGGAAAAATGATCAATATATGGTACAGATTGAACAGCACTAACAACAAGAAAGGAATGAACTCAGCATTCTGTTGAGCCTGCTTTTGGAAGCTACAGCTCTCTGTCCCCGAGCCTACAGCTGGGCCTTCTCAGCAAAGTGATCTTCCCAGAGAAGCACTGGTTGCCTTTGGTTCAAACTCAGTCCTTTGGTTCAAACTCAGCTGTCGGGTCTGCTCGGCCACCATGGGGACCAGGAGACAGTGCTTCATGTTTCTGCCTTTCTggggactctgagcttccagacCCAGAGCCCAGTCTATTCATTCACCCAAGAacatgctgggggcctggggggccAAGCCCCACAAATGCGAAGAGGGAAGCCACAGGAGCTCAGAGTTGGTCCAGAGATGGACCAGGAAGCAGCGTGTGGAGCAGCACAGCTGAGTGCACGTGTGCGGTGGAGACCACAGGAGGGCCCGGCCCAGCCtgaggggggcaggggagggggcgcgTCAGCGCTGGGCTCCTGGCCATCGAGAGGCACATGTGGGGACAGGAAGGCATGAATGCACAAGGCTTAAGATGGGAGCAGAAAGCCACTCAGTGTGGCTGTTTATGGAGTATGAGGTCCTGGTATCTGGGGCGGAGGTGAGGGAGGTAGGTGGAGGGGGGCGAGGGCAGGGGAGGTAGTGGGGGCAGGGGGTCCCACAAATCATGGCTAAGGGGTTTGGATTGTATCCTCAAGGCAGTAGGAAGCCACTGAGAGTCTTCAAGGGTGGTCTCGGATTAGCAGAGGCCAGGCAGGTCCATCCCCGCTTCAGTACAGGGTAGTGGGGGCAACTGGCACCCTCTGCTGGAACCAGTCAATGAGGCTGTAAGGTGCAGGCCCAAGCACTAAGGTCTCCAGCAGCTGTCTGCACCCAGGAGGTACTGAAGACACGTTCACCAAGGGAAGGACGGGATGTGGGGGTCGGGGGAGCAATGCCCAGGTAAGCAATGCCCAGCCTGCTCTCCTCCCTGGATCTGGGGAGGGCAAGCAGTGCTCCTGATACCAGACCCCTCCAGCCCCAGAGGAGAAGCATGGGCAGGTCTAAGGTGGTGGGCAGGACCCTAGGACCGACTGCCAAGCGCTGACCTTCGGTGATGGGGCGGCCCAGGCCCCCTAGCAAGGGAAGCTGGTACATCAGAGGTAAGAGCTGCAAGGACTCCCAGGAGCAGAACAAGGGCATCTGCTGAGAGACAGTGCCATCTAGTGGCAGGAGGCGCGCAGACCAGGCTTCTCCGGGACCGCCCTGCCCACCAGCTCAAATGCTCCTAGGCCTTTCTGGGCTTTACATGCTGGCATCCTGAGCAATGGAAGCAATGATCTTGGGCTTTTGCCACTTGGGCTGCGCCTGAGCCTCTGAGAGCAACAGGCCCTGTGGCATCAGCTGAGGGCGGCTCTGCTGATGAAGAAAGTGGACAGGCTAGAATGTTATTCAAGCCCCAGATCCCCAACGGCGTGGTCAGAAATGTAGGGTTTCACTCTCAGGCTTGAACCTCCACAGtgcaagagacaaagaaaatacagtgtgCTCCGGAAGCTCTTCCAGGCACTGCTGACCCCTCCCCGCTTCCAACTCACACCCTGGGGAATTCTCCTTCAGGCCCTCTGCAGCCCATTTTCTCAGTGGTTCAGGTCAGAGGTGACCGTGGGAGGAGGGGCAGACTGAAGGACACCCCAGCAGCAGAGAACCGTCTCCCCAGATATTCTTCCCCAGCTCCAGGTTTAGTCCCAGGAGTCTGTTCCCGGGAGAGAGAAGTACCCAAGGCCAGCCTGGCTGTCTGTGGACGCCCCAAACCCAGGAGGGTCCAGATTCCAGCACCACGAATTCACAGCCACACGCCCACAGCTCACTCCTGACTGCTCAGCAGTTTCAGGCCAGGTGAGGTCACCGTGACTGCCTTAAATAACTCAACAGAGTTTGTTTTCAATTGTTGGTTTAGCCAAGCAAGataaaaagtactttttaaaacttcccctttaaacaacaaggtcctactctttAGCGCAGagagctatattcagtatcctgtgataaaccataatggaaaagtatattaaaaaaagaatgcatatatgtgcataattgaatcactttgctatacaggaggaaataatgcaacattgtaaatcaactatacttcaatttttaaaagaaaaagaaagaaaactagaaaactaaaaataaaagttcagagactaaaaaaaaaaacttccccttaatgtcaaaagaaaaaaaaggtacgTGCGatgttaaaaaattagttttagcAAAAAGTGTTTGACTTAGAAACTCAAGGTGCCTTATATGGTCCCACCCTCTATCAAAATTTTCTATAAACAACCTGCTAAATATTCTTTCCGCTTTTTCTGTTCTATGCATGAGTATGTGGAtatgggtgggggcaggggagtaCATGTGGTAGCATTTTCTACACTGACATACAGTTTTAcagcttcttttgatttttcccaTTAAGAGCATTTTCTTCTAGAGGTAGTCTTAGAACCAGAGCTCAAAGTCAGGTTAGCCCAAGACCAGGCTGGCAGAAAATGTGATGCCCCAGGAACTCAGAAAGCAGGAAGGTTTcagaagaaggggagagggaCCCATGCTAAAACCCAGATCAgtcctggaaaagaaaaggcctCTCCCACAAGAGATATCCCAGGACAGGGGCAGGGACACACCCCTcatctcctcctctcccagcGGTGGCTGACAGGGCAGCTGGTGTGGAACAGGCTGTGGCATGAGTATGGCTGGGACAAGCGCCGACCCGGGAGCTGTTGGAGCCGCTGGAACACCCTGTACATTTCTGCTGAGCTGGGTGCACAGGCCGGGTCACGCCCAGCGTCAGAGCTCAGGAACCGGGCCCTGTGCCAGGGCAGAGCCCTGCCTGTGACATCCAGAAGAACAAGGGCAGCCTCAAGAAAATCTGGCCTGTGTGCCAGAGTGGCTCTCCTCCCTGGCCTTGGGGGTCAGCAAACACGCCCACCAGGGCCCAGctcctgggagcctgctcacaccAGACAGGCTCCTGGCTGCACGATTTAATAGCCAGTAATTCCAAGCCAGTGTaacaagaacaaaaggaaaagactgaaTGAAGATGGTGGGCAGGGTCCTGGGCTCCAGGGCAGAGTGGAACCCAGCCCTGCAGTCTAGCTGCAGGTTTGCATTCTGGGCCCTTCCAGTAACTGGCAGCATGAACTGGCTGTAGTGGCTTACTGCTTctgaactccagtctccttgccCGCTAAGTAGAAGTAACACAGCTGGTAGCTCTTTAGGTTAAATGTAATGATGTGTATCAAGCACTCAGCCTGAGCCTGCTAGACGACAGTCACTCAGTGTTACCCACTGCTGTCATTACCACTGGCTGAGGGTGCTCAAGAGAGAAGTAACTCCCTCAGGCACATAGAGACCTGCAGGGCCACTGGGGCCACCCTCCGGGCCATAGCCAGGAACACAGCGGCCACCTAAAAGCTTGTGACCAGGCCAGGCCGCTGCACACAAGGGTGGTTTTCTTGTCCTGAACAGGTTGGACAGGGGTCAGGCAAAGGCTAAAGACATGCAACCACAAGAGCCTCTGCAGTTACAGGGCCCCCAGACACCTCCACTGCTTCCTCTGCCAGGCCCAAAAGGGATTCCCCCCGCCCATTACCTGATTGGGTCCTTGGCTCCCACCTGGGGAAGAAGGGACCAGCTCGGAGGCCAAGGAGGTGCCCCAGACTCCACGCTTAGAGGCTGCCGCCATCCGGGGTTAGCTGTGTGGGTGGGGGGAGCTTCAGCCCCTCCTTGTCTGCCCCGAACCTCTCCCCCTCTCTCAGGGATCACCCGTCTGCAAGGGCTGGAGCTATGCGTTCTAAAGGAACCACTGCTTGCTGCTCCTGCGAAGGGCACGCAGGCCCTCACTCACCCTGGTCGATGGACTCACCCTGGTCGATGGAGTGCTGGGGCAGCTGGCTGAGCTGGCTGTTGACCACCCCCGCGTAGGTGCGAAGGAACTCCTCCTCGTTAGCCGTCAGCTGCAAGGATGAGAGAGCCGGGTGAGGGGGGGCTCACAACTGCCCCTGGAGGCACCTGCTCAGACTGGCTTCATCCCCAAGGGGTGCCTCTTTCTCCACTCCCCAGGCCTCTATTCTTGAGATGTGACCTTTCCATCCCAGGGTGAGATTCTGACCCCTCTGCTCCCACCCCTGAAGCTTGGACCATGGGGCCCACAAGGCTTGCCACTGGAATTAGATCTGGAACAGGGATTCCAGGGTAGGGCAGGCCAGGCTCGGAGAGCCCCCCTGCCCTCTCGGGCGATGTCCTGCCCCCCTGGAAAAGAAGGCtcttgggagaggggaggaaaggaaggtcAGGGCCTTTAGAAAACCTCACCCGCCTGGCCCAAGCTTGGCACAGTGGGTAGGAAGACTGCCCTGCAGGGCCGGCAGGACTGGACATGCTGGTGTTTGTGCCCAGGAGCCTGAATCAGCCACAGCCTAACCAGAGCCCCTGCAACCCCCTCCCCAGACCATGGCTACGGAGGGTGGCTGTGGCCTTCTGGCTGCCTGCGTCAGGCGCCCTCCCCGGGGGCCCTGATGCCTGACATCCTGCAGGCACTCACGTTGGAGCCCATCTTCCTCAGCATGAGCAGCACTCGGACCTTCTGCTGAATGTACATCTCCTCCGGACTCTTCCCGGGGGCCCCCTCGCGGTTCATCCCCTGGCCAGCTCTGGGGACTGCTGCGGAGTGAGGAgaagcatgggggtgggggacagtgtCAGGACGACACAGATCCACACACGGGCAGGAGGTGTCAGGCAGCCCACGATGCCTCAGGGGCTCGTTTCTGAGAGCCTGGCGTGGAGGCGGGTTGCCtgtccctccctcacccctgctGGCCCAACAGCCAGCCCGAGCAGCTACCCTCCCGCCGAACCCCGCCACTCCTCGCAGCAGGCGCTGGTGGCCAGTCCCTTCTATGTGTGGAGCTGCTGGGCCCCCGGGGGCTAAGCTGACCCAGACTCCTGACCAGCGTCACCTTCCAGTTGCCCCCTCAGCCAGGCTCCTGCTACAAAGAGCCCAGGGGATGTGCTGCACAAAACCCCAAGTGTCCCTGGCTCTCAAAGCAGGCAGCTTCCATGAGGAGCAACGTGACGCGATCAAGGCAGCTGACTGGGGCCTGAAGCTGGAGAAGCCGTGGGATCAGTACCCAGCCCCCAGACACCAAGACAGCTCCCTCTGCACAAGTCCCTGACGTTCGAGAGGCCGGCTCCCGGGCCGGGCTCCAAGGAATCCCTCGATAGGGACGGCGAGCTTGGGGCTGCAGGCACAGACACCCGCCCGGGACTTGCGGCTGCTGCCCTCGTCAGCCCACCCACCTGTCACAGGGCGGCTCCTGCGGACAGCAGTACCTCCGGGTGCGGTGGGGACCCAACCTGCAGCGGCGAGGTCCCGGGAGAGAAGTCCCGGGGTTTCCTCCCTCCAGGAGGAGCCAGTGGGGAGGAAGCCGGGCGTGGAGGGGTTTGGGTTACACACTTGTAACTCCTGGATGAGTCAGAAATAACGCAGCAGCTGGTGGGGGTGGAGCCTCGGCGGCCCTGGTGCCAAGGAGCTGCGCTCACAGGACCAAGGGAGCCGGGTTGGGGCCAAGGACACTCCTCACACCGTCCATCCCTCAGGGGCCAGGGAGCCCAGGAAAGGCCGGTTCTCCCGGTGAAAGGCGGGCTCAGAAATGCACCAGAGCCCTGGGCAGCAGCCTCCCTGGAGGCGCCTGTCAAAGCTAACAGGGGCTCCTGCCCTGAAGCCCACACAACAGGGCAAAATGCAAAATGTGTTCACGGCAGCCTTGCGCTCGATGCAGTGCCTTACGGGGCCTTCCATCCACCACCAAAACCCACGTTCCTCTTCCATTGTGTGGCCCCCTGCCACCTCCGGGCCCGATTCACAACTGGTAATGGGGAAGGAGGGGTGAGCTGCCTCCAGAAGGACCCTGAATGAGAGGCAGCTGGCCATCCGCCGGGGCGTCCCCCGGGCCAGGTGCACAGTGCAGGGACAGTCCTAACTTCCCAGCATAGCTGAGTGGGATGGCTTGGTTATGGGGGATTGCTCCTCCACCTGCTGATGCGTTCGCACCTCcttccactcccccaccccacacaagTAGCCAGAATGATCATTTTAACAAACCAGAACAGATGACATTTCTCCTCACTTCAGCCTACCCCAGGATACATTTCATGTCCTTGCTGGGACCCTGCAGGCCGGCCCTGCCTCCTTGTTCCCactcctccccctgctcccctccccttccctgtctccctgccTGTGTCCAGGACCTGCCTCGAGGCTCCTCCCCCACCAGCCTCTGCCCTGGGTTCTCCAGGCCTCGCTTAGAGGGCTTGCGGGGGAGCCTTTCTTGACTGTGATCCAAGCAGGTGGTGCACCCCTGCCCAGGCCCTCCTGTCCAGCTGCCCCGTCGTCCTGCTTCCTGAGGGCACCTGCTGGGTGCTCGATAACTGTGTCTCTGCACTCGCTGGGGGGCTGGGGCCAGGTGTTTCACTCACCCATTCCTCCCACAACCCGAGCCCGGGTGGCTGAAGGGACAGTCCAGACAGCCCGTGAGGTCTGGTCTCTGGGCTCCCCCCTCCACTCCATGCAACAATATCCACATCACTTAGAgtcaaatttgttgttgttcagtcgctgagtcatgtccaactctttgcgaccccatggactgcagtacaccaggctcccctgtccttcactatctcctggagttagctcagattcacgtccatcaagtgggtgatgccattcaaccatctcatcctctgttgcccctttctccttttgccttcaatcttcctagGGTCGAATGCAAATCTCTAATCCAGTCTCCATAACCAAACTCAGCTTTCCCAAAGACTCTCGTTCCTGAGTAACTTGTCTGCTTTGGGCTGTCGTGTTCTCCAAGGACCCTGAAATGCTCCATGAAGCCTCCGAACTGGGAGTGAGGGCTTCCGGGGATAAAAGCCTTCTGATTCTGTTCTGCGGCCAAGGGCTGATGGTCTGATGGTCGGTCGGCTGTCTTCTTGTGGAAGACAAGGGAATGGCCACTAGGTGTCGCCACACACAAAAGAACCAGAGCTCCAGTGCTGTCTGCTCCCAACCCCCAACACAAGCCCCCAAAGGCCCTTCTGGTTCAAACCACCCTAGCGATGGCTTGAACCCTGTGACCTCCTGCTGTCACAGACCACCCTCAGTCCCCCCAGAGCAAGCTCTGTCCCCCTGTTCAGGGGCAAGCTCCATCCAGCTAAGGACACTTCTCTGTTTTGCTTAGCATCCCAGGACCTTGGGATGCTGGTTTCACAAAGGTCGAGAGTCCCTTCCTCACTGTCCTTTCCTGACCAGCCAGGCTTCCTCCAGCAGAGGTGTGAGAGCTCGGAACCAAcaggacagtgtgtgtgtgtgaacgtgtgcaaaatcattttgttattgctgctgtttagttgttaagtcctgtccagctcttgagatcccatggactgtagctcgccaggttccgctgtccatgaaattctccaggcaagaatactgaagtgggttgccattcccctcttcaggggatcttctccaaccAAGGAatggaaccagagtctcctgcattggcaggcagattctttagtgctgagccacccgggaaaccATTTTATATTGGGTCTATTTCACAGAATCTTGCTCCTCCCAATAACCCTACCCCTGATGTTCTGTACTCACTGCCCAATCCTCTTACAATCACTACCCCCACACTCACTACCCCCCACACTCACTACCCTCAAGGATCCCCTGCCACACACTCGCGCTGTGATTACCAGGGGGCCTTACACACCCAGCCCTGGGTCTGGGGTGTCCTTGGTACCTGAATGGGTCTTTGGGGCCGGGTCATGCCCCCATGATGCTTCCCTGGCAGAGACTGGTTCTTAAACTGTCTTTCCTTGGGGAAGACTCCTGCCATTCCTGAAAACTGTGGTCTTCTGGGATTCTTTGAACTCTAGCTAGAGCTGACCCTGTGCTGCTGCCTGACAGagggaacacccagggctggatCAGGGCAGACGGTTGCATAAGCACACCTTCCTGCCCTTCACACTCCAATCCTGATGTACGGGAACATCAGGACTGATTTACAATCTCGTCCTAAGCAGAATCTGCATCCAGGGCGCCA of Bubalus bubalis isolate 160015118507 breed Murrah chromosome 5, NDDB_SH_1, whole genome shotgun sequence contains these proteins:
- the CTNNBIP1 gene encoding beta-catenin-interacting protein 1, with protein sequence MNREGAPGKSPEEMYIQQKVRVLLMLRKMGSNLTANEEEFLRTYAGVVNSQLSQLPQHSIDQGAEDVVMAFSRSETEDRRQ